Proteins encoded by one window of Bactrocera oleae isolate idBacOlea1 chromosome 4, idBacOlea1, whole genome shotgun sequence:
- the Vrp1 gene encoding WAS/WASL-interacting protein family member 2 isoform X4 — MAIPPPPGPPPPPGPPPPPAMGGLKLGGAGGGDMRSALLQSIQKGTKLKKTTTVDKSGPALAGKIFDSTSSATSSPKRIHNNNNNNNISNSNNNNVGNGAPKLGGLFEGLTSMPKLKPVNGSSRAQAPAIPTATNNDSSAASRRNDTSPPANANSGNNGSSNGPLDFNAELTKHLTLKRQKQQQLQQPVNATEANLRTNRGPPPQPPSTPPKNLSTQSASDSVLEKTRGINASSAGIRASPLAANHNNSKASSPTLSESSNGSNKISGGGSSNSIKSKAASLKSPPIAASGAPIFPTQQHFGTMRAPLAQLYQSQEAINSSGMRPAPNPPIGRPTVAPPKPPSVKPPPPPTPARSVSNSNLNSIVGGGQSAAANGNAAIPYSAVNTTLISSASNNYSSPTTTQPPSNSSSTSSVSALRDQFRSTTNATPPPPLPPTSSAAANMKSSSSGSVQGSPGSPGSRQTSSREKPIKPIILNGGPLNAPPLPPHRTVQAPPPPLRQTSSTGNSVAPVPPQRHSSIRANAPVTPPTANNNNMPIFGNNAGNLAHANSVSRLITDLESRFVFHNVTEFPKPPPFLNIPKVYTAKANAPLPGNNINNNNNNADGQSTNTATPTTTDSTSTALASGVVRKQPAQPLFPLGVKKHRAPAPPPQAGVAAATVSVIRQSSFLYGSAGVGGAVAQQQQAQQW; from the exons ATGGCTATACCACCACCACCGGGTCCACCGCCGCCACCAGGGCCACCACCGCCTCCGGCAATGGGAGGTCTAAAATTGGGTGGTGCCGGTGGCGGAGATATGCGTTCAGCGCTCCTACAATCCATACAAAAAGGCACTAAACTGAAAAAGACCACAACAGTTGATAAAAGCGGACCAGCCCTAGCAGGAAAG ATTTTCGATTCAACGTCATCCGCAACGAGTTCACCGAAACGAAtacacaacaataataataacaacaatatcagtaatagcaataacaataatgtGGGCAATGGCGCACCAAAATTGGGTGGCCTATTCGAAGGGCTAACCTCAATGCCCAAACTGAAGCCAGTCAATGGCAGTAGTCGTG CGCAAGCACCGGCAATCCCAACGGCTACCAATAACGACTCGTCCGCAGCGAGTAGACGCAACGACACATCGCCACCGGCGAATGCCAACAGCGGTAATAACGGCAGCAGTAATGGTCCATTAGATTTCAATGCTGAACTAACAAAGCATTTGACACTGAAGCggcaaaagcaacagcaactgcAGCAGCCCGTCAATGCAACAGAGGCGAATTTACGCACAAATCGTGGACCACCACCGCAGCCGCCATCGACGCCACCAAAAAATCTCTCAACG CAGAGCGCTTCCGACTCGGTGTTGGAGAAAACGAGAGGTATCAATGCGTCGTCAGCTGGTATACGCGCTAGTCCGTTGGCGGCAAATCACAATAATAGCAAAGCATCATCGCCTACGCTTTCGGAGAGCAGCAATGGCAGCAACAAAATCTCTGGTGGTGGCAGCAGCAATAGCATCAAAAGTAAAGCGGCTAGCTTGAA ATCACCGCCAATTGCAGCATCAGGTGCGCCCATATTCCCCACACAGCAACACTTCGGCACAATGCGCGCACCACTCGCGCAACTGTATCAGTCGCAAGAAGCAATTAACAGCAGCGGCATGCGTCCAGCACCAAATCCACCAATTG GTCGCCCAACAGTGGCACCACCGAAACCGCCATCAGTCAAACCACCGCCACCGCCAACACCGGCGCGCAGCGTCTCCAATTCCAATCTAAATAGTATTGTGGGGGGAGGCCAAAGTGCCGCTGCCAATGGCAATGCGGCTATACCTTATAGCGCTGTGAACACAACACTCATCTCTTCCGCAAGCAATAATTACTCATCGCCCACCACAACGCAACCACCTTCCAATTCTTCTTCCACCAGCAGTGTGTCGGCGTTACGTGATCAATTTCGCAGCACAACAAATgcaacaccaccaccaccactgcCGCCAACTTCAAGCGCTGCGGCCAATATGAAGTCGTCCAGCAGTGGCAGCGTTCAAGGCAGTCCCGGTAGTCCCGGTAGCAGGCAAACGTCAAGTCGAGAAAAACCCATAAAACCTATAATATTGAATGGTGGTCCACTGAATGCGCCACCACTGCCACCGCATCGAACGGTACAAGCGCCACCGCCGCCGCTACGTCAAACAAGTAGT ACTGGCAATAGCGTGGCACCAGTGCCGCCACAACGACACTCTTCCATACGCGCCAACGCACCTGTAACACCGCcaacagccaacaacaacaatatgcccATATTCGGCAACAACGCTGGCAATCTAGCGCACGCCAATTCAGTCAGCCGTTTGATCACCGATTTGGAATCCCGTTTCGTCTTCCACAATGTTACCGAATTTCCAAAACCGCCACCATttctaaatattccaaaagtcTATACGGCCAAAGCGAAcg CGCCACTTCCAGGAAataacattaacaacaacaataataatgctGATGGGCAAAGCACTAACACTGCAACACCAACAACCACAGATTCAACATCAACAGCGCTGGCTAGCGGTGTAGTACGCAAACAGCCGGCACAACCGTTATTTCCGTTGGGTGTGAAGAAGCATCGCGCACCCGCACCACCACCGCAAGCCGGTGTGGCCGCGGCAACGGTATCTGTGATAAGACAATCAAGTTTCCTTTATGGCAGCGCCGGTGTGGGTGGTGCCgtagcacagcaacaacaagcacagcAATGGTAA
- the Vrp1 gene encoding uncharacterized protein Vrp1 isoform X3 → MAIPPPPGPPPPPGPPPPPAMGGLKLGGAGGGDMRSALLQSIQKGTKLKKTTTVDKSGPALAGKIFDSTSSATSSPKRIHNNNNNNNISNSNNNNVGNGAPKLGGLFEGLTSMPKLKPVNGSSRAQAPAIPTATNNDSSAASRRNDTSPPANANSGNNGSSNGPLDFNAELTKHLTLKRQKQQQLQQPVNATEANLRTNRGPPPQPPSTPPKNLSTQSASDSVLEKTRGINASSAGIRASPLAANHNNSKASSPTLSESSNGSNKISGGGSSNSIKSKAASLNLTLGKTNSNVVNNKSSMFNANSSSTTTTTTTSYNYNSINNTTTTTTTNKTTNNLNYKSSLNNTLSKATQFQQQHQQQTSPAPSRGNILPNKSSLFGTNGISSAAGPTATGSNNSLATATVTSTTTTPTNKSPTPSMKPVPNHGKPNFAPKPPGLQQLALASSQRTTVSRHHSMKSPRSPPIAASGAPIFPTQQHFGTMRAPLAQLYQSQEAINSSGMRPAPNPPIGRPTVAPPKPPSVKPPPPPTPARSVSNSNLNSIVGGGQSAAANGNAAIPYSAVNTTLISSASNNYSSPTTTQPPSNSSSTSSVSALRDQFRSTTNATPPPPLPPTSSAAANMKSSSSGSVQGSPGSPGSRQTSSREKPIKPIILNGGPLNAPPLPPHRTVQAPPPPLRQTSSTGNSVAPVPPQRHSSIRANAPVTPPTANNNNMPIFGNNAGNLAHANSVSRLITDLESRFVFHNVTEFPKPPPFLNIPKVYTAKANGNNINNNNNNADGQSTNTATPTTTDSTSTALASGVVRKQPAQPLFPLGVKKHRAPAPPPQAGVAAATVSVIRQSSFLYGSAGVGGAVAQQQQAQQW, encoded by the exons ATGGCTATACCACCACCACCGGGTCCACCGCCGCCACCAGGGCCACCACCGCCTCCGGCAATGGGAGGTCTAAAATTGGGTGGTGCCGGTGGCGGAGATATGCGTTCAGCGCTCCTACAATCCATACAAAAAGGCACTAAACTGAAAAAGACCACAACAGTTGATAAAAGCGGACCAGCCCTAGCAGGAAAG ATTTTCGATTCAACGTCATCCGCAACGAGTTCACCGAAACGAAtacacaacaataataataacaacaatatcagtaatagcaataacaataatgtGGGCAATGGCGCACCAAAATTGGGTGGCCTATTCGAAGGGCTAACCTCAATGCCCAAACTGAAGCCAGTCAATGGCAGTAGTCGTG CGCAAGCACCGGCAATCCCAACGGCTACCAATAACGACTCGTCCGCAGCGAGTAGACGCAACGACACATCGCCACCGGCGAATGCCAACAGCGGTAATAACGGCAGCAGTAATGGTCCATTAGATTTCAATGCTGAACTAACAAAGCATTTGACACTGAAGCggcaaaagcaacagcaactgcAGCAGCCCGTCAATGCAACAGAGGCGAATTTACGCACAAATCGTGGACCACCACCGCAGCCGCCATCGACGCCACCAAAAAATCTCTCAACG CAGAGCGCTTCCGACTCGGTGTTGGAGAAAACGAGAGGTATCAATGCGTCGTCAGCTGGTATACGCGCTAGTCCGTTGGCGGCAAATCACAATAATAGCAAAGCATCATCGCCTACGCTTTCGGAGAGCAGCAATGGCAGCAACAAAATCTCTGGTGGTGGCAGCAGCAATAGCATCAAAAGTAAAGCGGCTAGCTTGAA TTTAACATTAGgcaaaacaaattcaaatgttgtaaataataaaagtagtATGTTTAATGCAAACTCttcttcaacaacaacaacaacaacgacctCGTACAATTATAATTCAATCAACAACACaactaccacaacaacaacaaacaaaacaacaaacaatttaaaCTACAAAAGCAGTCTGAACAATACACTGTCCAAAGCAACACAATTCCAACAACAGCACCAGCAGCAAACCTCACCAGCACCCAGCCGTGGCAATATCCTACCGAACAAGTCATCATTATTCGGCACGAATGGCATAAGCAGCGCTGCTGGCCCCACTGCAACGGGTAGTAACAATTCGCTCGCCACCGCCACCGTAACATCAACGACGACGACGCCGACTAATAAGTCGCCGACGCCAAGTATGAAACCGGTGCCGAATCATGGCAAACCGAATTTTGCGCCCAAACCGCCAGGATTACAGCAATTGGCGTTGGCGAGCAGTCAACGTACGACCGTGTCGCGCCATCATAGCATGAAGTCACCAAG ATCACCGCCAATTGCAGCATCAGGTGCGCCCATATTCCCCACACAGCAACACTTCGGCACAATGCGCGCACCACTCGCGCAACTGTATCAGTCGCAAGAAGCAATTAACAGCAGCGGCATGCGTCCAGCACCAAATCCACCAATTG GTCGCCCAACAGTGGCACCACCGAAACCGCCATCAGTCAAACCACCGCCACCGCCAACACCGGCGCGCAGCGTCTCCAATTCCAATCTAAATAGTATTGTGGGGGGAGGCCAAAGTGCCGCTGCCAATGGCAATGCGGCTATACCTTATAGCGCTGTGAACACAACACTCATCTCTTCCGCAAGCAATAATTACTCATCGCCCACCACAACGCAACCACCTTCCAATTCTTCTTCCACCAGCAGTGTGTCGGCGTTACGTGATCAATTTCGCAGCACAACAAATgcaacaccaccaccaccactgcCGCCAACTTCAAGCGCTGCGGCCAATATGAAGTCGTCCAGCAGTGGCAGCGTTCAAGGCAGTCCCGGTAGTCCCGGTAGCAGGCAAACGTCAAGTCGAGAAAAACCCATAAAACCTATAATATTGAATGGTGGTCCACTGAATGCGCCACCACTGCCACCGCATCGAACGGTACAAGCGCCACCGCCGCCGCTACGTCAAACAAGTAGT ACTGGCAATAGCGTGGCACCAGTGCCGCCACAACGACACTCTTCCATACGCGCCAACGCACCTGTAACACCGCcaacagccaacaacaacaatatgcccATATTCGGCAACAACGCTGGCAATCTAGCGCACGCCAATTCAGTCAGCCGTTTGATCACCGATTTGGAATCCCGTTTCGTCTTCCACAATGTTACCGAATTTCCAAAACCGCCACCATttctaaatattccaaaagtcTATACGGCCAAAGCGAAcg GAAataacattaacaacaacaataataatgctGATGGGCAAAGCACTAACACTGCAACACCAACAACCACAGATTCAACATCAACAGCGCTGGCTAGCGGTGTAGTACGCAAACAGCCGGCACAACCGTTATTTCCGTTGGGTGTGAAGAAGCATCGCGCACCCGCACCACCACCGCAAGCCGGTGTGGCCGCGGCAACGGTATCTGTGATAAGACAATCAAGTTTCCTTTATGGCAGCGCCGGTGTGGGTGGTGCCgtagcacagcaacaacaagcacagcAATGGTAA
- the Vrp1 gene encoding uncharacterized protein Vrp1 isoform X2, with translation MAIPPPPGPPPPPGPPPPPAMGGLKLGGAGGGDMRSALLQSIQKGTKLKKTTTVDKSGPALAGKIFDSTSSATSSPKRIHNNNNNNNISNSNNNNVGNGAPKLGGLFEGLTSMPKLKPVNGSSRAQAPAIPTATNNDSSAASRRNDTSPPANANSGNNGSSNGPLDFNAELTKHLTLKRQKQQQLQQPVNATEANLRTNRGPPPQPPSTPPKNLSTSASDSVLEKTRGINASSAGIRASPLAANHNNSKASSPTLSESSNGSNKISGGGSSNSIKSKAASLNLTLGKTNSNVVNNKSSMFNANSSSTTTTTTTSYNYNSINNTTTTTTTNKTTNNLNYKSSLNNTLSKATQFQQQHQQQTSPAPSRGNILPNKSSLFGTNGISSAAGPTATGSNNSLATATVTSTTTTPTNKSPTPSMKPVPNHGKPNFAPKPPGLQQLALASSQRTTVSRHHSMKSPRSPPIAASGAPIFPTQQHFGTMRAPLAQLYQSQEAINSSGMRPAPNPPIGRPTVAPPKPPSVKPPPPPTPARSVSNSNLNSIVGGGQSAAANGNAAIPYSAVNTTLISSASNNYSSPTTTQPPSNSSSTSSVSALRDQFRSTTNATPPPPLPPTSSAAANMKSSSSGSVQGSPGSPGSRQTSSREKPIKPIILNGGPLNAPPLPPHRTVQAPPPPLRQTSSTGNSVAPVPPQRHSSIRANAPVTPPTANNNNMPIFGNNAGNLAHANSVSRLITDLESRFVFHNVTEFPKPPPFLNIPKVYTAKANAPLPGNNINNNNNNADGQSTNTATPTTTDSTSTALASGVVRKQPAQPLFPLGVKKHRAPAPPPQAGVAAATVSVIRQSSFLYGSAGVGGAVAQQQQAQQW, from the exons ATGGCTATACCACCACCACCGGGTCCACCGCCGCCACCAGGGCCACCACCGCCTCCGGCAATGGGAGGTCTAAAATTGGGTGGTGCCGGTGGCGGAGATATGCGTTCAGCGCTCCTACAATCCATACAAAAAGGCACTAAACTGAAAAAGACCACAACAGTTGATAAAAGCGGACCAGCCCTAGCAGGAAAG ATTTTCGATTCAACGTCATCCGCAACGAGTTCACCGAAACGAAtacacaacaataataataacaacaatatcagtaatagcaataacaataatgtGGGCAATGGCGCACCAAAATTGGGTGGCCTATTCGAAGGGCTAACCTCAATGCCCAAACTGAAGCCAGTCAATGGCAGTAGTCGTG CGCAAGCACCGGCAATCCCAACGGCTACCAATAACGACTCGTCCGCAGCGAGTAGACGCAACGACACATCGCCACCGGCGAATGCCAACAGCGGTAATAACGGCAGCAGTAATGGTCCATTAGATTTCAATGCTGAACTAACAAAGCATTTGACACTGAAGCggcaaaagcaacagcaactgcAGCAGCCCGTCAATGCAACAGAGGCGAATTTACGCACAAATCGTGGACCACCACCGCAGCCGCCATCGACGCCACCAAAAAATCTCTCAACG AGCGCTTCCGACTCGGTGTTGGAGAAAACGAGAGGTATCAATGCGTCGTCAGCTGGTATACGCGCTAGTCCGTTGGCGGCAAATCACAATAATAGCAAAGCATCATCGCCTACGCTTTCGGAGAGCAGCAATGGCAGCAACAAAATCTCTGGTGGTGGCAGCAGCAATAGCATCAAAAGTAAAGCGGCTAGCTTGAA TTTAACATTAGgcaaaacaaattcaaatgttgtaaataataaaagtagtATGTTTAATGCAAACTCttcttcaacaacaacaacaacaacgacctCGTACAATTATAATTCAATCAACAACACaactaccacaacaacaacaaacaaaacaacaaacaatttaaaCTACAAAAGCAGTCTGAACAATACACTGTCCAAAGCAACACAATTCCAACAACAGCACCAGCAGCAAACCTCACCAGCACCCAGCCGTGGCAATATCCTACCGAACAAGTCATCATTATTCGGCACGAATGGCATAAGCAGCGCTGCTGGCCCCACTGCAACGGGTAGTAACAATTCGCTCGCCACCGCCACCGTAACATCAACGACGACGACGCCGACTAATAAGTCGCCGACGCCAAGTATGAAACCGGTGCCGAATCATGGCAAACCGAATTTTGCGCCCAAACCGCCAGGATTACAGCAATTGGCGTTGGCGAGCAGTCAACGTACGACCGTGTCGCGCCATCATAGCATGAAGTCACCAAG ATCACCGCCAATTGCAGCATCAGGTGCGCCCATATTCCCCACACAGCAACACTTCGGCACAATGCGCGCACCACTCGCGCAACTGTATCAGTCGCAAGAAGCAATTAACAGCAGCGGCATGCGTCCAGCACCAAATCCACCAATTG GTCGCCCAACAGTGGCACCACCGAAACCGCCATCAGTCAAACCACCGCCACCGCCAACACCGGCGCGCAGCGTCTCCAATTCCAATCTAAATAGTATTGTGGGGGGAGGCCAAAGTGCCGCTGCCAATGGCAATGCGGCTATACCTTATAGCGCTGTGAACACAACACTCATCTCTTCCGCAAGCAATAATTACTCATCGCCCACCACAACGCAACCACCTTCCAATTCTTCTTCCACCAGCAGTGTGTCGGCGTTACGTGATCAATTTCGCAGCACAACAAATgcaacaccaccaccaccactgcCGCCAACTTCAAGCGCTGCGGCCAATATGAAGTCGTCCAGCAGTGGCAGCGTTCAAGGCAGTCCCGGTAGTCCCGGTAGCAGGCAAACGTCAAGTCGAGAAAAACCCATAAAACCTATAATATTGAATGGTGGTCCACTGAATGCGCCACCACTGCCACCGCATCGAACGGTACAAGCGCCACCGCCGCCGCTACGTCAAACAAGTAGT ACTGGCAATAGCGTGGCACCAGTGCCGCCACAACGACACTCTTCCATACGCGCCAACGCACCTGTAACACCGCcaacagccaacaacaacaatatgcccATATTCGGCAACAACGCTGGCAATCTAGCGCACGCCAATTCAGTCAGCCGTTTGATCACCGATTTGGAATCCCGTTTCGTCTTCCACAATGTTACCGAATTTCCAAAACCGCCACCATttctaaatattccaaaagtcTATACGGCCAAAGCGAAcg CGCCACTTCCAGGAAataacattaacaacaacaataataatgctGATGGGCAAAGCACTAACACTGCAACACCAACAACCACAGATTCAACATCAACAGCGCTGGCTAGCGGTGTAGTACGCAAACAGCCGGCACAACCGTTATTTCCGTTGGGTGTGAAGAAGCATCGCGCACCCGCACCACCACCGCAAGCCGGTGTGGCCGCGGCAACGGTATCTGTGATAAGACAATCAAGTTTCCTTTATGGCAGCGCCGGTGTGGGTGGTGCCgtagcacagcaacaacaagcacagcAATGGTAA
- the Vrp1 gene encoding uncharacterized protein Vrp1 isoform X1 has translation MAIPPPPGPPPPPGPPPPPAMGGLKLGGAGGGDMRSALLQSIQKGTKLKKTTTVDKSGPALAGKIFDSTSSATSSPKRIHNNNNNNNISNSNNNNVGNGAPKLGGLFEGLTSMPKLKPVNGSSRAQAPAIPTATNNDSSAASRRNDTSPPANANSGNNGSSNGPLDFNAELTKHLTLKRQKQQQLQQPVNATEANLRTNRGPPPQPPSTPPKNLSTQSASDSVLEKTRGINASSAGIRASPLAANHNNSKASSPTLSESSNGSNKISGGGSSNSIKSKAASLNLTLGKTNSNVVNNKSSMFNANSSSTTTTTTTSYNYNSINNTTTTTTTNKTTNNLNYKSSLNNTLSKATQFQQQHQQQTSPAPSRGNILPNKSSLFGTNGISSAAGPTATGSNNSLATATVTSTTTTPTNKSPTPSMKPVPNHGKPNFAPKPPGLQQLALASSQRTTVSRHHSMKSPRSPPIAASGAPIFPTQQHFGTMRAPLAQLYQSQEAINSSGMRPAPNPPIGRPTVAPPKPPSVKPPPPPTPARSVSNSNLNSIVGGGQSAAANGNAAIPYSAVNTTLISSASNNYSSPTTTQPPSNSSSTSSVSALRDQFRSTTNATPPPPLPPTSSAAANMKSSSSGSVQGSPGSPGSRQTSSREKPIKPIILNGGPLNAPPLPPHRTVQAPPPPLRQTSSTGNSVAPVPPQRHSSIRANAPVTPPTANNNNMPIFGNNAGNLAHANSVSRLITDLESRFVFHNVTEFPKPPPFLNIPKVYTAKANAPLPGNNINNNNNNADGQSTNTATPTTTDSTSTALASGVVRKQPAQPLFPLGVKKHRAPAPPPQAGVAAATVSVIRQSSFLYGSAGVGGAVAQQQQAQQW, from the exons ATGGCTATACCACCACCACCGGGTCCACCGCCGCCACCAGGGCCACCACCGCCTCCGGCAATGGGAGGTCTAAAATTGGGTGGTGCCGGTGGCGGAGATATGCGTTCAGCGCTCCTACAATCCATACAAAAAGGCACTAAACTGAAAAAGACCACAACAGTTGATAAAAGCGGACCAGCCCTAGCAGGAAAG ATTTTCGATTCAACGTCATCCGCAACGAGTTCACCGAAACGAAtacacaacaataataataacaacaatatcagtaatagcaataacaataatgtGGGCAATGGCGCACCAAAATTGGGTGGCCTATTCGAAGGGCTAACCTCAATGCCCAAACTGAAGCCAGTCAATGGCAGTAGTCGTG CGCAAGCACCGGCAATCCCAACGGCTACCAATAACGACTCGTCCGCAGCGAGTAGACGCAACGACACATCGCCACCGGCGAATGCCAACAGCGGTAATAACGGCAGCAGTAATGGTCCATTAGATTTCAATGCTGAACTAACAAAGCATTTGACACTGAAGCggcaaaagcaacagcaactgcAGCAGCCCGTCAATGCAACAGAGGCGAATTTACGCACAAATCGTGGACCACCACCGCAGCCGCCATCGACGCCACCAAAAAATCTCTCAACG CAGAGCGCTTCCGACTCGGTGTTGGAGAAAACGAGAGGTATCAATGCGTCGTCAGCTGGTATACGCGCTAGTCCGTTGGCGGCAAATCACAATAATAGCAAAGCATCATCGCCTACGCTTTCGGAGAGCAGCAATGGCAGCAACAAAATCTCTGGTGGTGGCAGCAGCAATAGCATCAAAAGTAAAGCGGCTAGCTTGAA TTTAACATTAGgcaaaacaaattcaaatgttgtaaataataaaagtagtATGTTTAATGCAAACTCttcttcaacaacaacaacaacaacgacctCGTACAATTATAATTCAATCAACAACACaactaccacaacaacaacaaacaaaacaacaaacaatttaaaCTACAAAAGCAGTCTGAACAATACACTGTCCAAAGCAACACAATTCCAACAACAGCACCAGCAGCAAACCTCACCAGCACCCAGCCGTGGCAATATCCTACCGAACAAGTCATCATTATTCGGCACGAATGGCATAAGCAGCGCTGCTGGCCCCACTGCAACGGGTAGTAACAATTCGCTCGCCACCGCCACCGTAACATCAACGACGACGACGCCGACTAATAAGTCGCCGACGCCAAGTATGAAACCGGTGCCGAATCATGGCAAACCGAATTTTGCGCCCAAACCGCCAGGATTACAGCAATTGGCGTTGGCGAGCAGTCAACGTACGACCGTGTCGCGCCATCATAGCATGAAGTCACCAAG ATCACCGCCAATTGCAGCATCAGGTGCGCCCATATTCCCCACACAGCAACACTTCGGCACAATGCGCGCACCACTCGCGCAACTGTATCAGTCGCAAGAAGCAATTAACAGCAGCGGCATGCGTCCAGCACCAAATCCACCAATTG GTCGCCCAACAGTGGCACCACCGAAACCGCCATCAGTCAAACCACCGCCACCGCCAACACCGGCGCGCAGCGTCTCCAATTCCAATCTAAATAGTATTGTGGGGGGAGGCCAAAGTGCCGCTGCCAATGGCAATGCGGCTATACCTTATAGCGCTGTGAACACAACACTCATCTCTTCCGCAAGCAATAATTACTCATCGCCCACCACAACGCAACCACCTTCCAATTCTTCTTCCACCAGCAGTGTGTCGGCGTTACGTGATCAATTTCGCAGCACAACAAATgcaacaccaccaccaccactgcCGCCAACTTCAAGCGCTGCGGCCAATATGAAGTCGTCCAGCAGTGGCAGCGTTCAAGGCAGTCCCGGTAGTCCCGGTAGCAGGCAAACGTCAAGTCGAGAAAAACCCATAAAACCTATAATATTGAATGGTGGTCCACTGAATGCGCCACCACTGCCACCGCATCGAACGGTACAAGCGCCACCGCCGCCGCTACGTCAAACAAGTAGT ACTGGCAATAGCGTGGCACCAGTGCCGCCACAACGACACTCTTCCATACGCGCCAACGCACCTGTAACACCGCcaacagccaacaacaacaatatgcccATATTCGGCAACAACGCTGGCAATCTAGCGCACGCCAATTCAGTCAGCCGTTTGATCACCGATTTGGAATCCCGTTTCGTCTTCCACAATGTTACCGAATTTCCAAAACCGCCACCATttctaaatattccaaaagtcTATACGGCCAAAGCGAAcg CGCCACTTCCAGGAAataacattaacaacaacaataataatgctGATGGGCAAAGCACTAACACTGCAACACCAACAACCACAGATTCAACATCAACAGCGCTGGCTAGCGGTGTAGTACGCAAACAGCCGGCACAACCGTTATTTCCGTTGGGTGTGAAGAAGCATCGCGCACCCGCACCACCACCGCAAGCCGGTGTGGCCGCGGCAACGGTATCTGTGATAAGACAATCAAGTTTCCTTTATGGCAGCGCCGGTGTGGGTGGTGCCgtagcacagcaacaacaagcacagcAATGGTAA